In the genome of Candidatus Binatia bacterium, the window GCGGCGATCAGGTCCTCGAGGCGGACGACCTCGACGTCGAGATCCCCGATATGGCGGGTGAGCGGCCGGGGCGTGTCGGCGACGACGACGAAGTTCGAGCCCCGCGGATAGCGGCTGCGGAAGGCGCGCAGGCCAGCGGGGTCGAGGTCGCCGGCGGACCACTTGCACTCGATGGCGGCCGGCGCCGCGCCGCGCCGTTGCCAGACGAAATCGATCTCGTGGCCGCGCTTGTCACGCCAGTACCGCAGATCCCGGGTCTGGAGACGCGCCTGGATCTCGTTCAGGACGTAGTGCTCCCAGAGCAAGCCGAGGTCCTCCCGCCGCAAACCGTGCCAGCCACGGTAGTAACACACGAATCCGGTGTCGAATCCGTAGACTTTCGGCGCCGCCACGATTTCGGTGCTCGGCCGCGAGCTGAACGGCCGGACGACGTGCGCGACGAATGTCGCTTCGAGCACCGCGAGGTAGTTGGCGATGGTGGTGTGGCTCACCCCGCACTCGCGGCCGAATACGTTGGCGGTGAAGATCCCCCCGCTGCGCGCCAGCACGAGCTCGACGAAACGCAGGAACGACTGGCGGCGTTCGAGGCGGAACAGCTCCAGAATGTCTTTGGCCCAGTACGCATCGATCCAGTCCTGGAAGTCCATCTCCGGCACGTCCGGGCTCGCGAAGAAGGATGGCAGCCCACCCTGCAGCAGCCGATGATCAAGTTGCCGGTTGCCGAAGTCCACGAGGTCGGCCGCGATCATAGGCGTCAGCCACACTTCGACCTTGCGCCCGGTCAGGGTGTCGCGGAACTTCGCCGAGCCGCCGAGGGTCGACGATCCCGTGGCCAGCACCCGGGTCTTCGGATAATGGTCGGCGGCGACCTTCAGCAACTCGGATGGGTTGGCGAGGCGGTGGATCTCGTCGAGCACGATTCGGCCCGGACCGACGCTGTCGAGGAAGGCTTCGGGATCGTCGAGTAAGCGCCGGGTTCGTGGCCGCTCGCAATCGAAGTAATCGACGTTCGAGAGCGTTTGAGCGAGCACGGTCTTGCCGGCGCGCCGCACGCCCGACAGCCACACGACCGACCGGCGTCGCCAGGCGGATTCCACCATCGCGATCCAGGCGCGGCGGCGAACCATCTGCATGCTGGCCATCATATGATGTCACCATATGAAAGTCGACTGGCATATGGTGCCGGCGAGAAAAGGACGTTGCGGCGCGCTCCCGTGGTCGCTGCGCCCATGGGAACGCCCCTGGAACATTGAACCGTGACATCGGGTATGCGGATAGAATCTTTGTCCGTAACTTCTTTGCGTATTGCAAACGAGCTGTCTCTCACGCGGCCTCTGCATACAGGCCGGGGTAGGCGACCTCCCGGAGCTTGATCGCTGCCGCCATCACCCGGCGACCGTTGCGGCAGACCCGCCAGCGACGGGAACGCGGGATACCCGATGCGCGACCACACGAAATTGAAAGCCTTCGAGCTGACCGACCGGCCGGCGGGGTGCGGTCCACTTCGAATCTCTCACCTCTGTGGCGCGGCGCCACCCTGCGAGGCGCCGCAGCCATGCGGTGTGCTGGTAATGCCGGCGACGATCTCGTCCACCGTGACAATGCCGTCAGTGCTCACGTCGGCGTTGACGCAGTCCTCCGACGCGGCTTCGCCCTGCGCGATGGCTACCGCCGTGATCACTTCCTCGACCTGCACCAGCCCATCGCCGTTGCAGTCACCCGGGCAAGGCTCAGTCACCGCGGCTTCGCTGGTGTCCGCCGCGGCAGCGGATCTCGATCCGTGGCGCCGAGGGCGGCACCCGCCAGAATCGAAAAATGCACAAGAACTCCCCCACAGTTGTCATCTGACTTCTCGTACGTCTTCCTTCTTTACCTTTGCGCGTCCTCAGCGGGGCAAGCCATTGGCGGAATCGAGATGGCCACCACGATGGCTTTGCGCCGGCCGTCATTCACACCATCCGCCTCCGCGCGCAACCCGCCGCCCCTGTCCATAACTCCGCTCCACATATCCGTCCCGAAGACGAGCCACAGGTGCGGGCGGCGATCGGCGCTCATGGGCGACTGTGGCAGCTCATCAATGATCTGCCAGCCTGCGAGCTGGCGGATTTGCGCCGGGCGGTGCGTGATCGCCGCCGGGCGCGGCGGCGGCGGGGTTGAGCGCCCTGGAGGCGGTGAACCGCACGGTGATCGAGCGTGGCGCCGCGCGCCGCCAGATAAGCGGAGTTATGGTTTGGATCTACCACCTCGACACGACGGCCGGGAAAGTGCTCTTCAGTCAGTAGTGGCGCCGGGCAGCCGACCGACTCGGTTCGCAAGTCGCGCCCGGGGCCCCGGCTGGGCGCGACTGACCCAGACGCCTCCGGCGGCGTAAGCTCGGCAAGGTGCCCTATTTCGTTGCCGGATTGCCGCGGCACCTGGGCCGGATGATCGCACAGAACGGCTTCTGCACGGTGGCACATGCGTTGCTGCCTACGACGCTATCTACACTCACGTCGAGGACAGGAGGACGCGCCATGGAAAAGCCGGGCGGAAGCGGTATGCGTGCGAGTACCGGACGGAGGGGCGGCTGTTTCGCCCCCGTCGCGGGATTGATCGGTGTATTGAGCGTGCTGGTCGCGATCGGCGGGGCGGGTAGTGCCGGGGCCGCGGAACCGGACTCGTTCGCGATCTGCAAGAAGCAGAGGTACGCACTCTGTGCCGCCGCGAACTGCCTCGTCTATAACGAAGTGGCGTACTGCAAGTGCGACGTGAAGGTCGGCGCCAGCATCAGCCTGCCCTACACCATCGACGAAGGCAACATCTGTGCCGTGAATCGGCAAGGGTACCGCAACGGTTACATGATGAGCACGTACAGCTTGCCGTCATCGGTTATCGCCGGAGGTTCGGAGGCTATCTACACCTGCCCCGGGAGCACCTCCGACGGCGCCTACGCGCAATGCGATGGCGGGTTCTGCTTCGAGAGCACGCGAGAGCAGCGATTCCCGGGCTTCGCTCGGCGGCTGACGGCGTCCGAGATCATCTGCTCCTGCCCGATCACAGTCGCAGAACCGGCGCCAACCGCCATAGGCTATCAGATCGTCGGGCCGTATCCGTGCCAGGAGGCCTTCTTCGACAACTGCAACAGCGCCCTCGCCAACATGGACACGGGCAGCAAGATCGCCGTCGGCGCGCCGACCGGAACCCCTCGCATCCTGACGGAACAACTCTATGGCAGCGTGCCGGCGCTAAATCACTGTGAGCCACGGCCCTAGCCGCGGCGACGGGCGCGCCGGTCGCGGTCGGGCCGGGAGCGGAGATCGATGTTGCGACGCACGTGGCGCCACCGGTGCGACTTGCCTTCCGCGTAGTCGCGGGCCGCACCGACCCACGACCAGTCCGGTCGGCGGGGGCGGAGCACCCACACGGTCTCGCCCCTGATCACTCGGCGCTCTGCAACCAGATTGTCTCCGGGCCCGACTCCGAGTTCCTCACAAAGTGGCGCGAACGCGTTGGACACCCACCACGTCGCACACCACGTCGCACCCGCCACATCGCGTGCCCACCAGATCGCGTCAGGGACCGCCCGACCCGCGACCGGGCAACCGGAAGTTGTCACGGCGGGCCGTCGCGAGGACCGGGCCCCCCGGGTCCGCGTACTCGCCTGGAGGACGGCGCCGAGCGGCCTGCAACCCCGCCGCCGATTGACCCCCGCGCCTATGTCGTCACGCCGACTACGTTGATCTCAAGACCCCCCGCCATGCGACGACGGTTCGCAAAGGCGCTGCATCAGACCGCCGCCGCGCCCGCTTGCCGCTTGCCAACGCGCGAGCACGGTGCGGGGCGCGCATGTGGGTGTCTCGTCAGGTCCTCTCGCGGTCTCGAGCGCGCCCCGCTCGCCCGCGCCGCTCTCCTCGCTGTCGTTGACGATGACGACGCGCTTGGCCTGCGAGGTGAGGCGGACCAGTTTCTCGTGGTCCTGCGCCCGGAACGTCGTCGT includes:
- a CDS encoding ATP-binding protein; its protein translation is MMASMQMVRRRAWIAMVESAWRRRSVVWLSGVRRAGKTVLAQTLSNVDYFDCERPRTRRLLDDPEAFLDSVGPGRIVLDEIHRLANPSELLKVAADHYPKTRVLATGSSTLGGSAKFRDTLTGRKVEVWLTPMIAADLVDFGNRQLDHRLLQGGLPSFFASPDVPEMDFQDWIDAYWAKDILELFRLERRQSFLRFVELVLARSGGIFTANVFGRECGVSHTTIANYLAVLEATFVAHVVRPFSSRPSTEIVAAPKVYGFDTGFVCYYRGWHGLRREDLGLLWEHYVLNEIQARLQTRDLRYWRDKRGHEIDFVWQRRGAAPAAIECKWSAGDLDPAGLRAFRSRYPRGSNFVVVADTPRPLTRHIGDLDVEVVRLEDLIAAIGGAAR